The proteins below come from a single Nitrospira sp. genomic window:
- the aceE gene encoding pyruvate dehydrogenase (acetyl-transferring), homodimeric type produces MSDKDRTARSQSDTDPQETREWLDSLEYVLEEHGIQRATYLFERLRDRLGERGAQVSQPVNSPYVNTIPASQQPHYPGNLELERRIRSLVRWNAMAMVVKANQQRPGIGGHISTFASAATLYEVALHHFLHGKDGPQGGDHVYVQGHAAPGIYARGFVEGRLPEEALHCFRAELHSNRRGLSSYPHPWLLPDYWEFPTVSMGLGPILSIYQARFNRYLQGRGIKDTSQQRVWAFVGDGETDEPESLGALSLASRERLDNLIWVVNCNLQRLDGPVRGNGKIIQELEAIFSGAGWHVIKVIWGSDWDPLLAKDDEGLLVRRMGEVVDGWYQKYVVEGGAFARRHFFGVDPRLLKLVENYSDEQIHGMLRGGHDPQKVYAAYQAAVNHTGQPTVILAKTIKGYGLGEAGEGRNITHQQKKLNEQELREFRTRFSVPVPDLQLTSTPFYRPPADSPEAVYLAERIKTMGGTIPERRVNVEPLKTPPLDQFKEFLNGSGERSVSTTMGFARMLGRLLSIKEFGRHLVPIIPDEARTFGLEALFRQYGIYSHVGQLYEPVDKSSLLYYFEAKNGQILEEGITEAGAMSSYIAAGTAYATHGINMIPFYIFYSMFGFQRIGDLIWAASDMRTRGFLLGATAGRTTLEGEGLQHQDGQSQLFASAYPTIAAYDPAFMFELAVILQDGLKKMYQEQQDLSYYITLYNESYPMPAMPPDAEEGIREGLYRFRTAPERATHRAHLLASGPLVNEALRAQNLLLQYGVAADVWSVTSYKQLRMSTLETERWNRLHPEEPPRTSFLQRTIEQFDGPCVAVSDYVRLVPQQIAPWIPGGLLALGTDGFGRSDTRTALRRFFEVDAEHLVVTTLYALCRNGTVAANLVTQAARDLKISTDGAAPWSQ; encoded by the coding sequence ATGAGCGATAAGGATCGAACAGCTCGATCACAAAGCGACACTGATCCACAGGAAACGCGTGAATGGCTGGACTCCCTCGAGTATGTCCTTGAGGAGCACGGCATCCAGCGGGCAACCTATCTGTTCGAGCGGCTTCGTGACCGACTGGGTGAACGTGGTGCCCAGGTCTCTCAACCGGTCAACTCTCCGTACGTCAATACCATTCCTGCTTCTCAACAACCGCACTATCCGGGCAATCTGGAATTAGAGCGCCGTATCCGCAGCTTGGTCCGCTGGAATGCGATGGCCATGGTCGTCAAGGCCAATCAGCAACGCCCCGGCATCGGCGGACATATTTCCACCTTTGCTTCGGCGGCCACCCTCTATGAGGTGGCACTCCACCATTTTTTACACGGCAAAGACGGACCCCAAGGTGGTGACCACGTATACGTGCAAGGTCATGCCGCACCGGGTATCTATGCGCGTGGCTTTGTCGAAGGCCGACTCCCGGAAGAGGCGCTCCACTGTTTTCGAGCCGAGCTGCACTCGAACCGCCGAGGTCTCTCTTCGTATCCGCATCCCTGGTTGCTTCCCGACTATTGGGAATTTCCTACGGTGTCGATGGGGCTGGGCCCGATCCTGTCGATTTACCAGGCGCGCTTCAACCGGTACTTGCAGGGCCGCGGCATCAAAGACACAAGTCAACAACGGGTGTGGGCCTTCGTCGGAGACGGTGAAACCGACGAACCGGAAAGTCTCGGGGCCCTCTCGCTCGCCTCCCGTGAACGGCTCGATAATCTCATCTGGGTCGTCAATTGCAACCTTCAACGTCTTGACGGTCCTGTACGCGGCAACGGCAAGATCATCCAAGAGTTGGAAGCCATCTTCAGCGGGGCCGGTTGGCATGTCATTAAGGTCATCTGGGGCAGCGACTGGGATCCACTGTTGGCAAAGGACGACGAAGGCCTGCTGGTCAGGCGGATGGGTGAGGTGGTGGATGGCTGGTATCAAAAGTATGTGGTGGAAGGTGGCGCCTTTGCACGGCGGCATTTCTTTGGTGTCGATCCGCGGTTGCTCAAGTTGGTAGAGAACTATTCCGACGAACAGATCCACGGGATGCTTCGAGGCGGCCACGACCCCCAAAAAGTCTACGCCGCCTATCAGGCCGCGGTGAACCACACAGGGCAACCGACCGTCATTCTCGCGAAAACGATCAAAGGCTATGGGCTTGGTGAGGCAGGTGAGGGGCGTAATATTACCCATCAACAAAAGAAGCTGAACGAACAGGAGTTACGGGAGTTTCGCACGAGGTTCAGCGTGCCGGTGCCGGACCTGCAATTGACATCAACCCCGTTCTACCGGCCGCCGGCTGATAGTCCTGAGGCAGTATATCTCGCCGAGCGGATCAAGACGATGGGCGGCACCATCCCTGAGCGGCGCGTCAATGTCGAACCCCTCAAAACCCCGCCTCTCGACCAATTCAAGGAGTTCCTCAACGGATCGGGGGAGCGGTCGGTCTCCACCACGATGGGGTTTGCCCGGATGCTGGGCCGCCTACTTAGTATCAAGGAATTCGGCCGGCATCTCGTGCCGATCATTCCCGATGAAGCGCGCACGTTCGGCCTTGAAGCGCTTTTCCGGCAATACGGCATCTACTCACATGTCGGCCAACTGTATGAGCCGGTGGACAAGAGTTCCCTGCTGTATTATTTCGAAGCCAAAAACGGGCAAATCCTCGAGGAAGGTATCACCGAAGCGGGCGCCATGTCGTCGTATATCGCGGCGGGCACCGCCTACGCGACGCACGGAATCAACATGATTCCCTTCTACATCTTCTACTCAATGTTCGGATTTCAACGGATCGGCGATTTAATCTGGGCCGCCAGCGACATGCGCACGCGCGGATTTTTGTTAGGCGCCACCGCCGGGCGTACGACTCTGGAGGGAGAGGGCCTGCAACACCAAGACGGACAGAGCCAGCTGTTTGCCTCCGCCTACCCGACGATCGCGGCCTACGATCCGGCATTCATGTTTGAGCTGGCGGTCATCCTTCAGGATGGGCTGAAAAAGATGTACCAAGAACAACAAGACTTGTCCTACTACATCACCCTGTACAACGAATCCTACCCCATGCCGGCCATGCCGCCGGATGCGGAGGAAGGCATCCGTGAGGGGCTCTATCGCTTCCGCACTGCACCAGAACGAGCCACGCACCGAGCACATCTCCTGGCAAGTGGTCCGCTGGTGAACGAAGCCCTGCGCGCACAGAACCTGTTGCTACAGTATGGAGTGGCAGCCGATGTGTGGAGTGTAACGAGTTACAAACAACTTCGAATGAGCACACTGGAAACTGAACGCTGGAATCGGCTCCATCCGGAAGAACCACCACGCACAAGTTTCTTGCAGCGGACCATCGAGCAGTTCGACGGTCCTTGCGTCGCGGTCAGTGATTACGTCCGCCTGGTTCCACAACAAATCGCGCCTTGGATTCCCGGTGGCCTCCTTGCCCTCGGAACGGACGGTTTTGGCCGAAGCGATACCCGCACGGCATTACGGCGTTTTTTTGAAGTTGACGCCGAGCATCTGGTCGTGACGACGCTCTACGCTCTCTGTCGGAACGGAACGGTGGCGGCAAACCTGGTCACGCAAGCTGCGCGTGATCTCAAGATTTCGACCGATGGAGCGGCTCCATGGAGCCAGTAA